A part of Antechinus flavipes isolate AdamAnt ecotype Samford, QLD, Australia chromosome 6, AdamAnt_v2, whole genome shotgun sequence genomic DNA contains:
- the HRAS gene encoding GTPase HRas, which translates to MTEYKLVVVGAGGVGKSALTIQLIQNHFVDEYDPTIEDSYRKQVVIDGETCLLDILDTAGQEEYSAMRDQYMRTGEGFLCVFAINNTKSFEDIHQYREQIKRVKDCDDVPMVLVGNKCDLPARTVETRQAQELARSYGIPYIETSAKTRQGVEDAFYTLVREIRQHKLRKLNPPDESGPGCLNCKCVIS; encoded by the exons ATGACCGAGTACAAGCTGGTGGTCGTGGGAGCGGGGGGCGTGGGCAAGAGCGCGCTCACCATCCAGCTCATCCAGAATCACTTCGTGGATGAATATGACCCCACAATCGAG GACTCGTACAGGAAGCAGGTGGTCATCGACGGGGAGACCTGCCTCCTGGACATCCTGGACACGGCGGGCCAGGAGGAGTACAGCGCCATGAGGGACCAGTACATGCGCACCGGCGAGGGCTTCCTCTGCGTGTTCGCCATTAACAACACCAAGTCCTTCGAGGACATTCACCAGTACAG GGAGCAGATCAAGCGGGTGAAGGACTGCGACGACGTGCCCATGGTGCTGGTGGGGAACAAGTGCGACCTGCCGGCCCGGACGGTGGAGACGCGCCAGGCGCAGGAGCTGGCCCGGAGCTACGGGATCCCCTACATCGAGACCTCCGCCAAGACTCGGCAG GGGGTGGAGGACGCCTTCTACACGCTGGTGCGGGAAATCCGGCAGCACAAGCTGAGGAAGCTGAACCCCCCCGACGAGAGCGGCCCCGGGTGTCTGAACTGCAAGTGTGTGATCTCCTGA